In Mycolicibacterium gadium, the genomic window CATCGGTCCGCAGAACGCCGAGAGCCCGCTGCCCGGCGTGTTCTACGTGTTGATGTGGGTCGGGCTGGTGGCGGTGTCGGTGCTGCTCGGTCCGGTGTGGCGGGCGCTGTCACCGGTACGTACGTTGCACCGGTTGCTCGGCGGAAAGTCGCTGCGTGACTATCCGGCGGCGCTGGGCTACTGGCCTGCGGCATTCGGGCTGTTCGCGTTCGTGTGGCTCGAACTGGCGAGTCCCGATCCGGGGTCGCTTGCAGCGATCCGGAATTGGTTGCTGATCTATCTCGTCGTCACGCTCGCCGGAGCCTTCGTATGTGGCGCGCGGTGGTGCGCACGTGCAGACCCGTTCGAGGTCTACGGCATCGTGGTGTCGCGGTTGTCCGCGTTGCGGCGCAACCGCGACGGCCGCATCGCGATCGGCAACCCTTTTGATCATCTGCCGTCGCTGCCGATACGGCCGGGCGTTGTCGCGGTGCTGTCGGTGCTGCTGGGCTCGACGGCGTTCGACAGCTTCTCCGCACGGCCGCAGTGGCGCACGTTCATCGACGAGACGGCGGGATCCGTGACGGCCGCCACGCTGATCAACACCGCGGCGCTGTTCGTCTTCGCCGCCGTGGTCGCGGCGACGTTCTGGCTGGCGGCCAGGGCGACAGGTGGGGTCGATCGCGAGCAGCGCAGGCTGCTGCCCGGGCAGATGGCGCATTCGCTCATCCCGATAGTCGTCGGGTACGTGTTCGCGCACTACCTGACCTATCTCGTCGAACGGGGACAGCAGACCGTCTACCTGCTGCTGGGTATGGACGCCGACGTGAATTACATTCTGTCGCTTCATCCTTCGCTGCTGGCGACGCTGAAGGTCGGCTTCGTCGTCGCAGGCCACGTGGCGGGCGTCGTCGCCGCCCATGACCGGGCGCTGCACCTGCTGCCCAAGACGCACCAGTTGACCGGTCAGCTCGCGATGATGCTGGTGATGGTGGGCTACACCTTCACCGGGCTGTACCTGTTGTTCGGCGGGTAAATTCTGGGTATGCGGGCGCTGATCATCACCGACGTTCAGAACGACTTCTGCGAAGGCGGTTCGCTGGAGGTGACACGCGGCGCCGAAGTCGCCGGCGCCATCAGCGAGCTGCTGGCCGGTGACCACGGCTACGCACATGTGGTGGCGACCAAGGACTTTCACATTGATCCCGGTGAACACTTCTCCGACAATCCGGACTACGCGCACTCGTGGCCGCGACACTGCGTGGTGTCGACCTCAGGCGCCGACTTCCACCCCCATCTGGATACCGGCGAGGTCGAGGCCGTCTTCCGCAAGGGTCAGTACGCCGCCGCCTACAGCGGCTTCGAGGGCGCCGACGACGACGGCACCCTGCTGGCCGACTGGCTACGGCAGCGCGGTGTCGACGAGGTCGACATCGTCGGTATAGCGACGGACTACTGCGTGCGAGCGACGGCCGCGGATGCCGTGGAGTCGGGGTTCGCCACCCGCGTCCTGCTGGACCTGACGGCCGGCGTCGCGCCCGAGTCGACAACCAAGGCCATCGAGGACATGCGCGCCGCCGGGGTCGAGATCAGTTAGTCGGATCGACCGGACGTCCCGTCCATTCGGGCGCCCGGTTTTCCAGATGGG contains:
- a CDS encoding nicotinamidase, with the protein product MRALIITDVQNDFCEGGSLEVTRGAEVAGAISELLAGDHGYAHVVATKDFHIDPGEHFSDNPDYAHSWPRHCVVSTSGADFHPHLDTGEVEAVFRKGQYAAAYSGFEGADDDGTLLADWLRQRGVDEVDIVGIATDYCVRATAADAVESGFATRVLLDLTAGVAPESTTKAIEDMRAAGVEIS